From Papaver somniferum cultivar HN1 unplaced genomic scaffold, ASM357369v1 unplaced-scaffold_99, whole genome shotgun sequence, the proteins below share one genomic window:
- the LOC113346464 gene encoding phosphoglycolate phosphatase 2-like isoform X1 gives MENSIAPTASSLQVQPLSSKNVGTLFNSVEAFLFDCDGVIWKGDKLIEGVTETLEMLRSKGKKLVFVTNNSSKSRKQYAKKFRSLGVPVNEEEIFSSSFAAAMYLKVNKFPQDKKIYVIGQEGILEELELAGFQSLGGPEDGKKSVEPKSNCHFEYDKNVGAVVVGIDHYINYYKLHYATLCIRENPGCLFIATNRDATGPMSDSQEWPGAGCMVGAVCGSTQKEPIVVGKPATFMMDFLLQKFQIDTSKMCMVGDRLDTDILFGKNAGCKTLLVLSGITSLSALQDPSNNIKPDYYASKVADILKFLEE, from the exons ATGGAGAACAGCATTGCACCAACAGCTTCATCACTGCAAGTACAACCTCTCTCTTCTAAAAATGTCGGAACCCTTTTCAATTCTGTCGAAGCTTTCCTCTTCGATTGCGATG GTGTTATTTGGAAGGGAGATAAGCTTATCGAAGGTGTTACAGAGACATTAGAAATGCTTAGGTCTAAA GGTAAAAAATTAGTGTTCGTGACAAATAACTCCTCaaaatcaagaaaacaatatGCCAAAAAGTTCCGCTCACTTGGGGTTCCTGTTAACGAG GAAGAAATCTTCTCTTCATCGTTTGCTGCAGCCATGTACTTGAAAGTAAACAAGTTTCCTCAAGATAAAAAG ATTTATGTTATAGGTCAGGAGGGTATATTGGAAGAGTTAGAGCTTGCTGGTTTTCAAAGTCTCGGTGGCCCT GAAGATGGGAAGAAGAGTGTAGAACCGAAATCAAATTGCCATTTTGAATATGATAAAAAT GTTGGAGCTGTAGTGGTTGGAATTGACCACTACATTAACTATTACAAACTCCA TTATGCGACCCTGTGCATTCGTGAAAATCCTGGGTGCCTTTTCATTGCTACCAACCGCGATGCTACAGGCCCTATGTCTGATTCACAAGAATGGCCCG GTGCTGGATGTATGGTTGGTGCTGTCTGTGGATCAACACAAAAAGAACCCATTGTGGTTGGAAAGCCCGCAACCTTTATGATGGACTTTTTACTGCAAAA ATTCCAGATTGATACCTCAAAAATGTGTATGGTGGGAGATAGACTGGACACCGACATCCTCTTTGGAAAAAATGCTGGTTGCAAGACCCTGCTTGTTCTCTCGG GTATAACATCACTATCTGCACTTCAAGACCCTTCGAACAACATCAAGCCAGACTACTACGCAAGTAAGGTAGCCGACATTCTTAAATTCTTGGAAGAATAA
- the LOC113346464 gene encoding phosphoglycolate phosphatase 2-like isoform X2, with product MSEPFSILSKLSSSIAMVLFGREISLSKGKKLVFVTNNSSKSRKQYAKKFRSLGVPVNEEEIFSSSFAAAMYLKVNKFPQDKKIYVIGQEGILEELELAGFQSLGGPEDGKKSVEPKSNCHFEYDKNVGAVVVGIDHYINYYKLHYATLCIRENPGCLFIATNRDATGPMSDSQEWPGAGCMVGAVCGSTQKEPIVVGKPATFMMDFLLQKFQIDTSKMCMVGDRLDTDILFGKNAGCKTLLVLSGITSLSALQDPSNNIKPDYYASKVADILKFLEE from the exons ATGTCGGAACCCTTTTCAATTCTGTCGAAGCTTTCCTCTTCGATTGCGATG GTGTTATTTGGAAGGGAGATAAGCTTATCGAAG GGTAAAAAATTAGTGTTCGTGACAAATAACTCCTCaaaatcaagaaaacaatatGCCAAAAAGTTCCGCTCACTTGGGGTTCCTGTTAACGAG GAAGAAATCTTCTCTTCATCGTTTGCTGCAGCCATGTACTTGAAAGTAAACAAGTTTCCTCAAGATAAAAAG ATTTATGTTATAGGTCAGGAGGGTATATTGGAAGAGTTAGAGCTTGCTGGTTTTCAAAGTCTCGGTGGCCCT GAAGATGGGAAGAAGAGTGTAGAACCGAAATCAAATTGCCATTTTGAATATGATAAAAAT GTTGGAGCTGTAGTGGTTGGAATTGACCACTACATTAACTATTACAAACTCCA TTATGCGACCCTGTGCATTCGTGAAAATCCTGGGTGCCTTTTCATTGCTACCAACCGCGATGCTACAGGCCCTATGTCTGATTCACAAGAATGGCCCG GTGCTGGATGTATGGTTGGTGCTGTCTGTGGATCAACACAAAAAGAACCCATTGTGGTTGGAAAGCCCGCAACCTTTATGATGGACTTTTTACTGCAAAA ATTCCAGATTGATACCTCAAAAATGTGTATGGTGGGAGATAGACTGGACACCGACATCCTCTTTGGAAAAAATGCTGGTTGCAAGACCCTGCTTGTTCTCTCGG GTATAACATCACTATCTGCACTTCAAGACCCTTCGAACAACATCAAGCCAGACTACTACGCAAGTAAGGTAGCCGACATTCTTAAATTCTTGGAAGAATAA
- the LOC113346234 gene encoding uncharacterized protein LOC113346234, with amino-acid sequence MEERLLSYRSIDSIGGCVLPMHWLGLKCCTTRAENGEDVLNRLKRDICVVNIAGEMNGMVVQLWQEKVGKAIDWIVYETQTGGDFVECNGESKYGVLLSDCRDGSRGWMFEELRTLS; translated from the exons TAAGCTACAGAAGTATCGACAGTATTGGTGGTTGTGTTTTGCCGATGCATTGGCTAGGTTTGAAGTGTTGTACTACAAGAGCTGAGAATGGTGAGGATGTTCTGAATAGACTGAAACGCGATATTTGCGTTGTG AATATTGCAGGTGAAATGAATGGAATGGTGGTGCAACTATGGCAAGAAAAAGTTGGCAAAGCAATAGACTGGATTGTGTATGAGACGCAAACTGGTGGTGATTTTGTAGAATGCAATGGTGAGTCTAAGTATGGAGTTTTGCTGTCAGATTGTAGAGATGGTTCAAGGGGATGGATGTTTGAAGAGCTGAGAACTTTATCTTAA